In Actinoplanes derwentensis, the following proteins share a genomic window:
- a CDS encoding glycoside hydrolase family 43 protein produces the protein MTYRNPVLFADFSDPDVVRVGRDYWMTASSFNRVPGLPLLHSTDLVDWRLTGYALARLPDRYDMPRPGCGVWAPALRHHDGRFWICYPDPDLGIFVTTADDPAGPWSEPRLILPGRGLIDPCPLWDDDGDTYLVHAWARSRCGFNNRLTAHRMTADLTRPLDAGTVVVDGDTIDGCRTLEGPKWYRRDGWYWIFAPGGGVTNGWQYAMRSRHVFGPYEPRIVLAQGDTEVNGPHQGAWVETEAGESWFLHFQDRGAFGRIVHLQPMRWGADGWPVLGADGSPVPSHRDPLPAPAVSGARRAAGSPWSWPANPEPGWLLDRPGAGLRLACLAKDGTDLRAVRNVLGQRLSGPRTRAEVELTLRAGVGARAGLVLLGRTYAWIGLENRPDGTHLICRAADGDAEQDVADPVTVPADTPVRLSVAVTGSAVVRFAAEIGGERRLCGPPFTATSGLWVGATLGLFAVGPDGFADFGPLDITPEEP, from the coding sequence ATGACCTATCGCAACCCGGTTCTCTTCGCGGACTTCTCCGACCCCGATGTCGTACGGGTGGGCAGGGACTACTGGATGACCGCTTCCAGCTTCAACCGGGTGCCGGGACTGCCGCTGCTGCACTCCACCGATCTGGTCGACTGGCGGCTCACCGGGTACGCGCTGGCCCGGCTACCGGACCGGTACGACATGCCCCGGCCCGGCTGCGGCGTGTGGGCCCCGGCTCTGCGGCACCACGACGGGCGGTTCTGGATCTGCTACCCCGACCCGGACCTCGGCATCTTCGTGACCACCGCGGACGATCCGGCCGGGCCGTGGAGCGAACCGCGGCTCATCCTGCCCGGCCGCGGGCTCATCGACCCGTGCCCGCTGTGGGACGACGACGGTGACACCTATCTGGTGCACGCCTGGGCCCGCAGCCGGTGCGGCTTCAACAACCGGCTGACCGCTCACCGGATGACGGCCGATCTCACCCGCCCCCTGGACGCGGGCACGGTCGTCGTCGACGGTGACACCATCGACGGTTGCCGGACCCTCGAAGGGCCCAAGTGGTACCGCCGCGACGGCTGGTACTGGATCTTCGCCCCCGGCGGAGGAGTGACGAACGGCTGGCAGTACGCGATGCGGTCCCGGCACGTGTTCGGCCCGTACGAGCCCCGGATCGTCCTCGCCCAGGGCGACACCGAGGTCAACGGCCCGCATCAGGGCGCCTGGGTGGAGACCGAAGCGGGCGAGAGCTGGTTCCTGCACTTCCAGGACCGGGGCGCCTTCGGCCGGATCGTCCACCTGCAACCGATGCGCTGGGGCGCTGACGGCTGGCCGGTGCTCGGCGCCGACGGCTCACCAGTGCCGTCCCACCGCGACCCGCTTCCCGCCCCCGCAGTTTCCGGGGCACGCCGCGCAGCCGGATCGCCGTGGAGTTGGCCGGCCAATCCGGAACCCGGGTGGCTGCTCGACCGTCCCGGTGCCGGGTTGCGGCTCGCCTGTCTGGCGAAGGACGGCACCGACCTGCGGGCCGTCCGCAACGTGCTCGGGCAGCGGCTGAGCGGACCCCGGACGCGGGCCGAGGTCGAGCTGACGTTGCGCGCCGGAGTGGGCGCGCGGGCCGGGCTGGTGCTGCTCGGCCGTACCTACGCCTGGATCGGTCTGGAGAACCGGCCCGACGGCACCCATCTGATCTGCCGCGCCGCCGACGGCGACGCGGAACAGGACGTGGCGGACCCGGTCACGGTCCCCGCCGATACGCCGGTGCGGCTCAGCGTGGCCGTGACCGGTTCGGCGGTGGTCCGGTTCGCCGCGGAGATCGGCGGTGAACGGCGGTTGTGCGGCCCGCCGTTCACCGCCACCTCCGGCCTCTGGGTCGGCGCGACCCTCGGTCTGTTCGCCGTCGGCCCGGACGGTTTCGCGGACTTCGGTCCCCTCGACATCACGCCGGAGGAGCCATGA
- a CDS encoding FIST signal transduction protein translates to MGAPAERWFGVGRSLAEDPAEAGAKACREAVGGRRAGLLIVFASLSHATLAMAEAVHAEAGGDVLMIGCSTSGEFTADGRGAGVVVQALGGFSAAVRAVPHTVTDLYEAGVTAASCLDDIDGDHQVVLLLGDGRSSDQQEMVRGAYTVAGAAVPLVGGCAGDNVTQTGTYAFFSDGTGVQVMPNAVLGAALGGPNPFGVGIEHGWHKTGDPMVVTRSESGTILELDGEPALDVYLRRTGGSADLAGDPGAFLNFATVRPLGLARRSGEDIRIIFAADPAARSISGLADTPEGAMVWFMEADRDAVVDATATAASAAITSLDGAAPLGVLVFDCCVRPLALGDDGIDLAVSRLREQLGSLPYGGFYTNGEIVRRPQAKGMHHLTVVALAVS, encoded by the coding sequence ATGGGCGCGCCCGCAGAACGATGGTTCGGAGTCGGGCGCAGCCTGGCCGAGGACCCGGCCGAAGCCGGCGCGAAAGCCTGCCGGGAAGCCGTCGGCGGTCGCCGGGCCGGACTGCTGATCGTCTTCGCGTCGCTGTCGCACGCCACCCTGGCGATGGCCGAGGCGGTGCACGCCGAAGCCGGTGGTGACGTGCTGATGATCGGCTGCTCGACGTCGGGGGAGTTCACCGCGGACGGGCGTGGCGCCGGAGTGGTCGTCCAGGCGCTCGGCGGGTTCTCGGCGGCGGTGCGAGCGGTCCCGCACACCGTCACCGACCTGTACGAAGCAGGTGTCACGGCGGCCTCCTGCCTCGACGACATCGACGGTGACCACCAGGTCGTGCTGCTGCTCGGTGACGGGCGCAGCAGTGACCAGCAGGAGATGGTGCGCGGCGCCTACACGGTCGCCGGCGCCGCGGTGCCGCTGGTCGGCGGCTGCGCGGGCGACAACGTCACCCAGACCGGGACCTACGCGTTCTTCAGCGACGGCACCGGTGTTCAGGTGATGCCGAACGCGGTCCTGGGCGCCGCGCTCGGCGGGCCGAATCCGTTCGGTGTCGGCATCGAACACGGCTGGCACAAGACCGGCGACCCGATGGTCGTCACCCGCAGTGAGTCCGGCACCATCCTCGAACTCGACGGCGAACCGGCCCTCGACGTCTACCTGCGCCGCACCGGCGGGTCCGCGGACCTGGCCGGCGACCCCGGCGCGTTCCTGAACTTCGCGACCGTGCGTCCCCTCGGCCTGGCCCGCCGCAGCGGCGAGGACATCCGCATCATCTTCGCCGCCGACCCCGCCGCCCGGTCCATCTCCGGCCTGGCCGACACCCCGGAAGGCGCGATGGTCTGGTTCATGGAAGCCGACCGCGACGCGGTCGTCGACGCCACCGCCACCGCGGCGTCCGCGGCCATCACGTCCCTGGACGGCGCGGCGCCGCTGGGGGTCCTGGTCTTCGATTGCTGCGTACGGCCGCTCGCGCTCGGTGACGACGGCATCGACCTGGCCGTGTCCCGTCTGCGCGAACAGCTCGGTTCGCTGCCCTACGGCGGCTTCTACACCAACGGGGAGATCGTCCGCCGGCCGCAGGCCAAGGGCATGCATCACCTGACCGTCGTCGCCCTAGCCGTCAGCTGA
- a CDS encoding DUF6807 domain-containing protein, giving the protein MTGDAPAVLRLGGHPVAEYVWRPELPVALSPRPYLHPVRTLGGLTVTDLMPLSHRHHLGVSVAVAEVDGANFWGGRTFIPGHGPAWLDNQGSQEHVRWLRRTDTHLSHTLRWVTIDGRPLLAERRDLSCRPAGPGAWALDFGFALTNTTGETLPVRSPAAHGRTGAGYGGFFWRAPSGHCQIKTRWGTGPETVHGRRAGWLTVLGDGWSLVFIPVGAETRADPWFARTRDYLGFGSALAWDEPLLLAPGATVARRIVTVVADGPVGTERADAYAAETAS; this is encoded by the coding sequence GTGACCGGTGACGCCCCAGCAGTCCTGCGTCTCGGCGGCCACCCGGTCGCGGAGTACGTGTGGCGCCCGGAACTGCCCGTCGCACTGTCGCCCCGCCCGTACCTGCATCCGGTCCGCACCCTCGGCGGCCTCACCGTCACCGACCTGATGCCGCTGTCCCACCGCCACCACCTGGGCGTCAGTGTCGCCGTCGCCGAGGTGGACGGGGCCAACTTCTGGGGCGGCCGCACGTTCATCCCCGGTCACGGCCCGGCCTGGCTCGACAATCAGGGCTCGCAGGAGCATGTGCGCTGGCTGCGCCGCACCGACACGCACCTCAGTCACACGTTGCGCTGGGTGACCATCGACGGACGGCCGCTGCTCGCTGAACGCCGTGACCTGTCCTGCCGTCCGGCCGGTCCCGGCGCATGGGCCCTGGACTTCGGCTTCGCCCTCACCAACACCACGGGGGAGACGCTGCCGGTGCGCAGTCCGGCCGCGCACGGCCGGACCGGTGCCGGTTACGGTGGGTTCTTCTGGCGGGCACCTTCCGGTCACTGCCAGATCAAGACCCGGTGGGGTACGGGTCCCGAAACGGTCCACGGGCGGCGCGCCGGCTGGCTGACGGTCCTCGGGGACGGCTGGTCGCTGGTGTTCATCCCGGTCGGTGCCGAGACCCGGGCCGACCCGTGGTTCGCGCGCACCCGTGACTACCTGGGGTTCGGTTCCGCGCTGGCCTGGGACGAGCCGCTGCTGCTGGCACCCGGTGCCACGGTGGCCCGGCGGATCGTCACCGTGGTCGCCGACGGTCCGGTGGGCACCGAGCGGGCCGACGCGTACGCCGCCGAAACGGCCTCATGA
- the cmk gene encoding (d)CMP kinase, with translation MAFQERPEKCVVAVDGPSGSGKSTVSRRLATAVDGVYLDTGAMYRAITWSVLNAGVDLTDQDAIAKIALETELSIGTDPTAPHFAANGTNVDAAIRGPEVTGAVSAVAAVPVVRKRLVALQKAIIAGHPRIIVEGRDIASVVAPDADLKVYLTASAAARAARRSAEDATDVAATEADLARRDELDSSRAVDPLKQASDALEVDTTGMGIDEVVAHLLHLLNSKVSK, from the coding sequence GTGGCCTTTCAAGAACGGCCGGAGAAGTGTGTGGTGGCCGTCGACGGCCCGTCCGGGTCGGGCAAATCCACCGTCTCCCGGCGACTGGCCACCGCGGTCGACGGCGTCTACCTCGACACTGGGGCGATGTACCGGGCGATCACCTGGTCCGTGCTCAACGCCGGTGTCGATCTGACCGACCAGGACGCGATCGCCAAGATCGCGCTGGAGACCGAACTGTCGATCGGCACCGATCCCACCGCCCCGCACTTCGCGGCGAACGGCACCAACGTCGACGCCGCGATCCGCGGCCCCGAGGTCACCGGCGCCGTCTCCGCGGTCGCCGCCGTCCCGGTTGTCCGGAAACGCCTGGTGGCGCTCCAGAAGGCCATCATCGCCGGCCACCCGCGCATCATCGTCGAAGGCCGCGACATCGCGTCGGTCGTAGCCCCCGACGCCGACCTGAAGGTCTACCTGACCGCGTCCGCCGCCGCTCGCGCCGCCCGCCGCAGCGCCGAGGACGCCACCGATGTCGCCGCAACCGAGGCCGATCTGGCCCGCCGCGACGAGCTCGACTCCAGCCGGGCCGTCGATCCCCTCAAGCAGGCGTCCGACGCCCTCGAGGTCGACACCACCGGCATGGGCATCGACGAAGTCGTCGCCCACCTCCTGCATCTGCTGAACAGCAAGGTAAGTAAGTGA
- a CDS encoding DMT family transporter, with translation MTDDLVRPSRTALAAAAVTVILWASAFVGIRAAAPYFSPGSLALGRLLAGAATLLIFLAVRRQGLPPRAAWRGIVISGVIWFGLYMVALNWGEQLVDAGTAAMLVNIGPAVMALLAGWLLGEGFPPRLMAGIAVSFAGTVIVGFSMSGGGGTSVLGVVLCLVAAVTYAAGVVAQKPALRYATALQATTFGCLIGAVACLPFAGQLVADVAAAPWTITLSVVYLGVFPTAIAFTTWAYALARTTAGKMGSTTYAVPAIVVLMSWLVLGEVPGWLTLIGGVLCLAGVAVSRSRPAPGSAS, from the coding sequence ATGACCGACGATCTGGTACGTCCATCGCGTACCGCCCTGGCCGCGGCTGCCGTGACGGTGATCCTGTGGGCGTCCGCGTTCGTCGGCATCCGTGCCGCCGCACCGTACTTCTCCCCCGGCTCACTGGCCCTCGGCCGCCTTCTCGCCGGCGCCGCCACGCTGCTGATCTTCCTGGCCGTGCGCCGTCAGGGCCTGCCACCACGAGCCGCCTGGCGCGGCATCGTGATCTCCGGCGTGATCTGGTTCGGCCTCTACATGGTGGCGCTGAACTGGGGCGAGCAGCTCGTCGACGCCGGTACCGCGGCGATGCTCGTCAACATCGGTCCCGCCGTGATGGCCCTGCTCGCCGGCTGGCTGCTGGGCGAGGGCTTCCCGCCCCGGCTGATGGCCGGGATCGCCGTCTCGTTCGCCGGGACGGTGATCGTCGGCTTCTCGATGTCCGGCGGCGGCGGTACCTCGGTGCTGGGAGTGGTGTTGTGCCTGGTCGCGGCGGTGACGTACGCCGCCGGGGTGGTCGCTCAGAAGCCGGCGCTGCGGTACGCGACCGCACTGCAGGCCACCACGTTCGGCTGCCTGATCGGGGCGGTCGCGTGCCTGCCGTTCGCCGGGCAGCTCGTCGCCGACGTGGCCGCGGCGCCGTGGACGATCACCCTCAGCGTCGTCTACCTGGGCGTCTTCCCGACCGCGATCGCATTCACGACCTGGGCCTACGCACTGGCGCGGACGACCGCGGGGAAAATGGGCTCGACTACGTACGCCGTACCGGCAATCGTGGTCCTGATGTCCTGGCTCGTCCTGGGTGAGGTCCCGGGCTGGCTGACTTTGATCGGTGGTGTCCTGTGCCTGGCGGGCGTCGCGGTGTCCCGTAGCCGCCCGGCGCCCGGCAGCGCGTCTTGA
- a CDS encoding ROK family transcriptional regulator, protein MTRPVHRVAPATDSPIRQDGLRAHNLILTFRQIAGSRRAPISRSELSTATGLTRPTISRIVDELLAAGLIVEAAPARSGNSGRPRVGLSLARTGPAGLGLDIRAGALSACVVDLSGTVRHLDFLPHPTVPPPVPPASVPRASVARASVSPPSGPSPSGLSVSGSPLGSSLGSPVGSPVGTLRALAGMAERAIAAAAAEDLTVVGATLAVPGPVERETLVRFAPALGWRDVDAGAVLGELIAAPVSVGNDAALATLGELYAGPPELRDFVCVSGEFDIGAGIVLDGAPQRGSRGYLGHVTVAAGGRSCACGATGCLQGYAGLREILIAAGGDDTGAAPAVAIDELVTAGAPRVIQALDRAGTALGVALSALLNLAEVDTVLLGGGYSLLASWLTEGIEREIRSRVLTARWSPVQVRPAPLGPDAAAIGAALHAVDRVRRDPNRWLARTR, encoded by the coding sequence ATGACCCGCCCGGTGCACCGGGTCGCGCCCGCGACGGACAGCCCGATCCGTCAGGACGGTCTGCGCGCCCACAATCTGATCCTGACGTTCCGGCAGATCGCCGGTTCCCGTCGTGCCCCGATCTCCCGCAGCGAGTTGTCCACGGCCACCGGCCTGACCCGCCCGACCATCTCCCGCATCGTCGACGAGTTGCTGGCCGCGGGCCTGATCGTGGAGGCCGCACCGGCTCGTTCCGGGAACAGCGGCCGTCCCCGGGTGGGCCTCAGCCTGGCCCGCACCGGCCCGGCCGGCCTGGGCCTGGACATCCGGGCCGGTGCCCTCTCCGCGTGCGTGGTCGACCTGTCCGGAACCGTCCGCCACCTGGACTTCCTGCCACATCCCACGGTCCCGCCGCCTGTCCCGCCGGCCTCTGTCCCGCGGGCCTCTGTCGCGCGGGCCTCTGTCTCACCGCCTTCCGGTCCGTCGCCTTCCGGGTTGTCGGTCTCCGGCTCGCCGCTGGGGAGTTCGCTGGGGAGTCCGGTGGGGAGTCCGGTGGGGACGTTGCGGGCTCTGGCCGGGATGGCGGAGCGGGCGATCGCGGCGGCCGCCGCCGAGGACCTGACCGTCGTGGGGGCGACCCTCGCGGTGCCCGGTCCGGTGGAGCGGGAGACGCTCGTCCGGTTCGCGCCCGCTCTGGGCTGGCGTGACGTCGACGCCGGAGCGGTTCTCGGGGAGCTGATCGCCGCGCCGGTGTCGGTCGGTAACGACGCCGCGCTGGCGACTCTCGGCGAGTTGTACGCGGGCCCGCCCGAACTGCGGGACTTCGTCTGTGTGAGCGGCGAGTTCGACATCGGCGCCGGGATCGTGCTCGACGGTGCGCCGCAGCGCGGGTCCCGTGGTTATCTGGGGCATGTGACGGTCGCCGCCGGTGGACGGTCCTGCGCGTGCGGGGCGACCGGCTGTCTGCAGGGTTACGCCGGACTGCGGGAGATCCTGATCGCGGCCGGTGGCGACGACACCGGTGCGGCCCCGGCCGTGGCGATCGACGAACTGGTGACCGCCGGGGCGCCACGGGTGATCCAAGCGCTTGACCGGGCCGGTACCGCGCTCGGGGTGGCGCTGTCCGCGCTGCTCAACCTGGCCGAGGTCGACACCGTGCTGCTCGGCGGCGGGTACTCGCTGCTGGCGTCCTGGCTGACCGAGGGCATCGAGCGGGAGATCCGGTCCCGGGTGCTGACCGCCCGCTGGTCCCCGGTGCAGGTGCGTCCGGCACCGCTGGGCCCGGACGCGGCGGCGATCGGCGCGGCCCTGCACGCCGTCGACCGGGTCCGCCGCGACCCGAACCGCTGGCTGGCCCGCACCCGGTAG
- a CDS encoding TIGR03621 family F420-dependent LLM class oxidoreductase has translation MTTFALQAQPTDAASWLELARRAETAGFGTLQAADHPGSCAAPYVALAAAAAVTSQIRLGAYVANAGVREPLLLAADVATLDVVSGGRAHLGLGAGHTPAEWRAVGLDRPDVAGRVGRCLAVAEAVRGLLDGQTVTADTPHLRLFDASLDKPRPVQEHVPLLLGTANTRMLRWAGAHADIVGLTGFGRTLPDGHRHDARWRLDQIDAQVEAVRSGATGRDTGPELEALVQVVEVTDDAEAVAAAHAEELGMSVNDLLEVPFVLVGTIAEIQSAIERHEKRWGITRYAVRAPAFDAVESLGLLQPGARSDSR, from the coding sequence GTGACCACGTTCGCGCTTCAGGCGCAGCCCACCGACGCCGCGTCCTGGCTGGAACTGGCCCGCAGGGCCGAGACCGCCGGATTCGGCACGCTGCAGGCCGCCGACCATCCCGGCTCCTGCGCCGCCCCGTACGTGGCCCTCGCCGCCGCGGCCGCCGTGACCAGCCAGATCCGGCTCGGGGCGTACGTCGCCAACGCCGGAGTCCGCGAGCCGCTGCTGCTCGCCGCCGACGTGGCCACCCTCGACGTGGTGTCCGGCGGGCGCGCCCACCTCGGCCTCGGCGCCGGCCACACCCCGGCCGAGTGGCGGGCCGTCGGCCTGGACCGCCCGGACGTCGCCGGCCGGGTCGGCCGCTGCCTGGCCGTGGCGGAAGCGGTCCGGGGCCTGCTCGACGGGCAGACCGTCACCGCCGACACCCCGCACCTGCGCCTGTTCGACGCCAGCCTCGACAAACCCCGGCCGGTCCAGGAGCACGTCCCCCTACTGCTGGGCACCGCCAACACCCGGATGCTGCGCTGGGCGGGCGCACACGCCGACATCGTCGGCCTGACCGGTTTCGGCCGCACCCTGCCGGACGGCCACCGGCATGACGCCCGCTGGCGCCTCGACCAGATCGACGCTCAGGTTGAGGCGGTGCGGTCCGGCGCGACCGGCCGTGACACCGGGCCGGAACTGGAGGCGCTGGTTCAGGTGGTGGAGGTCACCGACGACGCCGAAGCGGTCGCCGCCGCGCACGCCGAGGAACTGGGCATGTCCGTAAATGATCTCCTGGAGGTGCCGTTCGTCCTGGTCGGCACGATCGCCGAGATCCAGTCCGCGATCGAGCGCCACGAGAAGCGCTGGGGCATCACCCGTTACGCGGTCCGGGCACCCGCCTTCGACGCCGTCGAGTCCCTCGGACTGCTGCAGCCGGGCGCGAGGTCCGATTCCCGCTAG
- a CDS encoding arabinan endo-1,5-alpha-L-arabinosidase has protein sequence MRVRKLLLAGLAGILALTAPGVAHAAAYPGPGAVTGSTNVHDPSVVKRPAGGYLLAHTGDGITLKTSADRTAFADAGKAFPNGTSWANAYTNNGANLWAPDVSYRNGKYWLYYSASTFGSSKSAIFLATSTTGTSGSWTHIGKVIESTTSSNWNAIDPNLTVTSSGEWWLTFGSFWSGIKMVKLNASTGLRADSTLYNIAERFVNSKSVEAPVIHYRNGYYYLFMSFDFCCQGASSTYRTMVARSTSITGPYRDRAGTYTTAGGGTEILATHDAIYGPGHPAVFTDTDADVLVYHYYNASGTAKLGINLLGWDSSAWPYVY, from the coding sequence ATGAGAGTTCGTAAGCTGCTGCTCGCCGGCTTGGCCGGCATCCTCGCCCTCACCGCCCCCGGCGTCGCGCACGCCGCCGCCTACCCCGGCCCGGGTGCCGTGACCGGCTCGACGAACGTGCACGACCCGTCCGTGGTCAAGCGCCCGGCCGGTGGCTACCTGCTCGCCCACACCGGTGACGGCATCACCCTGAAGACGTCCGCCGACCGGACCGCCTTCGCCGACGCCGGGAAGGCGTTCCCGAACGGCACCTCGTGGGCCAATGCCTACACCAACAACGGCGCCAACCTGTGGGCGCCCGACGTCTCGTACCGCAACGGCAAGTACTGGCTGTACTACTCGGCCTCCACGTTCGGCTCCAGCAAGTCGGCGATCTTCCTGGCCACCAGCACCACCGGCACGTCCGGCAGCTGGACCCACATCGGCAAGGTGATCGAGTCGACCACGTCGAGCAACTGGAACGCCATCGACCCGAACCTCACGGTCACCTCGTCCGGCGAGTGGTGGCTGACGTTCGGCTCGTTCTGGTCCGGCATCAAGATGGTCAAACTGAACGCGAGCACCGGGCTGCGCGCCGACTCCACGCTCTACAACATCGCCGAGCGGTTCGTGAACAGCAAGTCGGTGGAGGCGCCGGTCATCCACTACCGCAACGGCTACTACTACCTGTTCATGTCGTTCGACTTCTGCTGTCAGGGCGCGTCCAGCACGTACCGCACGATGGTGGCCCGGTCGACGAGCATCACCGGACCGTACCGGGACCGGGCCGGCACCTACACCACCGCCGGCGGCGGCACCGAGATCCTCGCCACGCACGACGCGATCTACGGCCCCGGCCACCCGGCGGTCTTCACCGACACCGACGCCGACGTGCTGGTCTACCACTACTACAACGCATCCGGCACCGCGAAACTCGGCATCAACCTGCTGGGCTGGGATTCCTCAGCCTGGCCGTACGTCTACTGA
- a CDS encoding GGDEF domain-containing protein: MSGWSTLQLTEFFSAITRSGSIGSAARLAVQRAAEATDAEVAAVVCDDTVPAAIGLGRNADPAVFTGLHPGTAHLGSRHLTVQLLDRDSAERLIVARDDEPFTAEERQMLQGMARVLGLAFRGLRTLEAERGLRQALERRERLLETLLRVQRHANQRTPLDEVLQMITSGAASLLEDVTVALVLRGTVASMSGRPCDAELLTGPLSGFSTGAACSAPVHVDGTVAGSLVIVGGMADSERQDVLDAFAEQASLALTGAHTLAAVHEAHHDPLTRLPTRGLFLQQVEDTLAADPSPAAAALLYLDLDLFKQVNDTLGHAAGDDLLRAVAGRLRAAVRDTDMAARLGGDEFAVLLDPLTHPGQAREIAQRMIDSIAHPYDIAGRTVTTRASVGIAYSGGRTAERLLEEADVAMYRAKKTDKGTFQEFEPQMRLELPKAC, from the coding sequence ATGTCCGGCTGGTCCACGCTGCAACTCACCGAGTTCTTCAGCGCCATCACCCGCTCCGGGTCGATCGGCAGCGCCGCCCGGCTCGCCGTCCAGCGCGCCGCCGAAGCCACCGACGCCGAAGTGGCGGCCGTGGTGTGCGACGACACGGTGCCCGCCGCCATCGGCCTCGGCCGCAACGCCGACCCGGCGGTCTTCACCGGCCTGCACCCCGGTACCGCCCACCTCGGTTCCCGGCATCTGACCGTGCAACTCCTGGACCGGGACTCGGCGGAACGGCTGATCGTCGCCCGGGACGACGAGCCGTTCACGGCCGAGGAACGGCAGATGCTCCAGGGCATGGCCCGGGTCCTGGGACTGGCGTTCCGGGGACTGCGCACCCTGGAGGCCGAACGCGGTCTGCGACAGGCCCTGGAACGCCGCGAACGCCTGCTGGAGACGCTGCTGCGGGTGCAACGGCACGCCAACCAGCGGACCCCGCTCGACGAGGTGCTGCAGATGATCACGTCCGGTGCGGCGTCGCTGCTGGAGGACGTCACCGTCGCCCTGGTGCTGCGGGGCACGGTGGCCTCGATGAGCGGCCGCCCGTGCGACGCCGAGCTGCTGACCGGCCCGTTGAGCGGCTTTTCGACCGGCGCCGCCTGCTCAGCGCCGGTTCACGTCGACGGTACGGTGGCCGGTTCCCTCGTCATCGTCGGCGGCATGGCCGACTCCGAACGCCAGGACGTCCTCGACGCCTTCGCCGAACAGGCCAGCTTGGCCCTGACCGGCGCACACACCCTCGCCGCCGTACACGAGGCCCACCACGACCCGCTGACCCGCCTGCCCACCCGGGGCCTGTTCCTGCAACAGGTCGAGGACACCCTGGCCGCCGACCCGTCCCCGGCCGCGGCGGCCCTGCTCTACCTGGACCTGGACCTGTTCAAGCAGGTCAACGACACCCTCGGCCACGCCGCCGGCGACGACCTGCTGCGCGCGGTGGCCGGCCGCCTCCGCGCCGCCGTCCGCGACACCGACATGGCGGCCCGCCTCGGCGGCGACGAGTTCGCCGTTCTCCTGGACCCGCTGACCCACCCCGGCCAGGCCCGCGAGATAGCCCAGCGGATGATCGACTCGATAGCCCACCCGTACGACATAGCCGGCCGCACCGTGACCACCCGCGCCAGCGTCGGCATCGCCTACAGCGGCGGCCGCACCGCCGAACGCCTGCTGGAGGAAGCCGACGTGGCGATGTACCGCGCGAAGAAGACCGACAAGGGAACCTTCCAGGAGTTCGAACCCCAGATGCGACTCGAACTCCCGAAAGCCTGCTGA